The Gadus macrocephalus chromosome 20, ASM3116895v1 genome includes a region encoding these proteins:
- the LOC132448616 gene encoding immunoglobulin superfamily member 2-like, with protein MVHSPGHFHTHTVSCGLNMSSSKFVCVVTLLLGLLHLQPGGTRVSTEVPKGPLYRAVGHQLSIPCHVRGINDSASWIEFEFRMAHEGTNHDIISTRDPNHGDVLFSDRVRTKTISVERRDPTSVVFTITNLKASDEGEYECAVVNQEGSYDGDYSAKIIVKVIKDTLRVSSLAPTSLSLEEGDALTLIVKASSDTVQRTNLSVTWYLQPDGEKHPHPIVSLDRDLTQSPGPRFRERYGAGGVQLDKVGEDTYKLNIAKVKLLDQGEVYCQAVEWIEGPDGHRNPISSKLSEKTPVKVKAKGNERASSGSGPSPGVLPGILTYLIALVLLALVW; from the exons ATGGTGCATAGTCCTGGgcatttccacacacacacagtctcctgTGGCCTCAACATGAGCtcttcgaagtttgtttgtgtggtgaCTCTGCTCTTAGGACTGCTTCACCTCCAACCCG GCGGGACCCGCGTGTCCACGGAGGTTCCCAAGGGCCCTCTGTATCGGGCCGTCGGCCATCAGCTCAGCATCCCCTGCCATGTGAGGGGCATTAACGACAGCGCGAGCTGGATCGAGTTCGAGTTCCGTATGGCACACGAGGGAACTaatcatgacatcatcagcaCCAGAGATCCAAACCATGGGGATGTCCTCTTTAGTGACCGTGTGCGCACCAAGACAATCAGCGTGGAGCGCAGGGACCCCACCTCGGTGGTGTTCACCATCACCAATCTGAAGGCGAGCGACGAGGGGGAGTACGAGTGTGCTGTGGTGAACCAGGAAGGCAGCTACGATGGAGACTACTCTGCCAAGATCATCGTGAAag TGATTAAAGACACCCTGAGAGTCTCCTCCCTGGCCCCCACCTCGCTGAGCCTGGAGGAAGGCGACGCGCTCACTCTAATTGTCAAGGCCTCAAGCGACACCGTCCAGAGAACAAACCTGTCTGTCACCTGGTACCTCCAACCGGACGGGGAAAAGCACCCCCACCCGATCGTCTCCCTGGACCGGGACCTGACCCAGAGTCCCGGGCCGAGGTTCAGAGAACGCTACGGAGCCGGGGGCGTTCAGCTGGACAAAGTGGGCGAGGACACGTACAAGCTGAACATAGCCAAAGTAAAACTGTTGGACCAGGGAGAGGTCTACTGCCAGGCTGTGGAGTGGATCGAGGGCCCTGACGGACACAGGAACCCAATCTCCTCGAAGCTCTCAGAGAAAACCCCTGTGAAGGTCAAAGCTAAAG